The following are from one region of the Thiocapsa rosea genome:
- a CDS encoding nucleotidyltransferase substrate binding protein, which yields MTSEPGIDVRWKQRFANYRRAFLQLSDAVSLAAERSLSPLEQQGLIKAFEFTHELAWNVMKDYFEYQGNTAITGSRDAIREAFRRGLVTDGETWMETIKSRNRSSHTYDENTAKQLIEIIGTRYMSLFDAFQTRMQGLADDAVG from the coding sequence ATGACATCCGAACCGGGTATCGATGTTCGCTGGAAGCAACGCTTTGCCAATTACCGGCGCGCCTTTCTGCAACTGAGCGATGCCGTGAGCCTTGCCGCGGAACGATCCTTGAGCCCGCTCGAGCAACAAGGGCTCATCAAGGCGTTCGAGTTCACCCATGAGCTCGCCTGGAATGTCATGAAGGATTACTTCGAGTACCAAGGCAACACCGCGATCACCGGATCGCGCGACGCCATTCGGGAAGCCTTCCGCCGCGGTCTTGTCACCGACGGCGAGACCTGGATGGAGACCATCAAGAGCAGAAACCGCTCCTCGCACACCTATGACGAGAATACCGCGAAGCAACTGATCGAGATCATCGGCACACGTTACATGAGCCTGTTCGACGCCTTCCAAACCCGCATGCAAGGGCTGGCCGACGATGCCGTTGGATGA
- a CDS encoding nucleotidyltransferase domain-containing protein gives MDDITPDTCGLSESVIDRIRTLLDACPAVERALLYGSRAKGNYRRGSDIDLVLEGEQLDDIQVLTLETQLDDLLLPYQIDLSRLAAIENAALLEHIRRVGRVFYQR, from the coding sequence TTGGATGACATCACCCCGGACACCTGCGGATTGTCCGAATCGGTGATCGACCGGATTCGCACCCTGCTCGACGCCTGTCCCGCGGTCGAGCGGGCACTGCTTTACGGATCCAGAGCCAAGGGGAACTACCGCCGTGGCTCGGATATCGACCTTGTCCTGGAGGGAGAGCAACTCGACGACATCCAAGTGTTGACACTGGAAACCCAGCTCGACGACTTGCTGCTGCCCTACCAGATCGACCTTTCACGCCTTGCCGCGATCGAAAATGCAGCGCTTCTGGAGCACATTCGGCGTGTGGGTCGGGTGTTTTACCAACGATGA